The following are encoded together in the Culex pipiens pallens isolate TS chromosome 1, TS_CPP_V2, whole genome shotgun sequence genome:
- the LOC120413354 gene encoding uncharacterized protein LOC120413354 has translation MDKDKAKLDRALAANHNLRLAQQLKTVQPGQTLTEAQKQAFQALMRMAHDPNNFRWNKRVEQMKANKEKEWAQNRQKLEPVAARRVEVPGKPILEEPKRPRLRDQIREARKKAAFPLRPQVPSDRARRYGFIPTSQRQTDVKSYAKV, from the exons atggacaaaGATAAAGCAAAATTAG ATCGGGCCCTTGCCGCCAACCATAACCTCCGGCTGGCCCAGCAGTTGAAAACGGTACAACCCGGCCAAACGCTGACCGAGGCCCAGAAGCAAGCGTTTCAGGCGCTGATGCGTATGGCACACGACCCGAACAACTTCCGGTGGAACAAGCGCGTTGAGCAGATGAAAGCTAACAAGGAAAAGGAATGGGCCCAAAATCGGCAAAAGCTGGAACCAGTAGCGGCCAGGCGTGTCGAGGTGCCCGGGAAGCCGATATTAGAAGAACCGAAACGACCACGTTTGCGGGATCAAATCAGAGAAGCGCGAAAGAAAGCAGCGTTTCCGTTGCGACCGCAGGTTCCGAGTGACCGGGCCCGGCGTTACGGGTTTATTCCGACGTCCCAGCGGCAAACGGATGTAAAATcctatgcaaaggtttaa
- the LOC120413363 gene encoding zinc finger and SCAN domain-containing protein 2-like, with amino-acid sequence MECFSNCCRLCRSCNESTQPWNHLYAPQNAQLVKQIRACTGVQISESDALPKWICDRCMTALDQAYCFRIQCKETDACWRTQLTLLRKNVGAGMVAIPAPLVPMKLVYVEPEVGEVSTEQVVKEEPRDEFETEQVVNEKPQDEFETERVVKNEPPDETEMEEAPDEESQEEMELTEPLYEPEVQPNSSSKSKPKAKVIYDERRNHGSSWNNRLQCRFCPKHFGRPGRLRKHEMRHTSERTIACLNCNNKYFTEADMLAHVERIHATDLPHGCEECGKRFLKKGQLVNHAVTHAERRPFTCEVCHKSFKNKYYLKYHLGLHEKKFQKQEREQSENGNKKKVVLRGD; translated from the coding sequence ATGGAATGCTTTTCCAACTGCTGCCGACTGTGTCGATCATGCAACGAGTCGACCCAACCCTGGAACCATCTGTACGCTCCTCAAAACGCCCAGCTGGTGAAGCAGATTCGGGCCTGTACCGGGGTGCAGATCAGCGAGAGTGACGCGCTTCCCAAATGGATCTGCGACCGGTGCATGACGGCGCTGGACCAGGCGTACTGCTTCCGGATCCAGTGCAAGGAAACGGACGCCTGCTGGAGAACTCAGCTAACGCTGCTACGGAAGAACGTCGGAGCAGGTATGGTAGCTATACCGGCACCGCTAGTACCGATGAAGTTAGTGTACGTGGAGCCGGAAGTTGGAGAAGTTAGCACGGAACAAGTGGTCAAAGAGGAACCACGTGATGAATTTGAAACCGAACAAGTTGTCAATGAGAAACCACAGGATGAATTTGAAACAGAACGGGTGGTTAAAAACGAACCACCAGATGAAACTGAAATGGAAGAAGCGCCTGACGAGGAATCTCAGGAAGAAATGGAGCTCACAGAACCGCTGTATGAACCGGAAGTACAACCAAACAGTTCAAGCAAAAGCAAACCAAAGGCAAAGGTAATCTATGACGAACGACGCAACCACGGCTCGTCCTGGAACAACCGCTTGCAGTGTCGATTCTGCCCAAAACACTTTGGCCGACCGGGTCGGCTTCGGAAGCACGAGATGCGCCACACGAGCGAACGGACCATCGCCTGTCTCAACTGCAACAACAAATACTTTACCGAGGCCGATATGCTAGCTCACGTGGAGAGGATTCACGCTACAGATCTACCGCATGGTTGCGAAGAATGCGGCAAACGTTTCTTGAAAAAGGGACAGCTGGTGAACCATGCGGTCACGCACGCCGAGCGGCGACCGTTTACGTGCGAGGTGTGCCACAAGAGCTTCAAGAACAAGTATTATCTGAAGTATCATTTAGGGCTGCAtgaaaagaaatttcaaaaacaggAGCGGGAACAGAGTGAAaacggtaataaaaaaaaagttgttttaagaGGAGACTAA
- the LOC120413435 gene encoding gastrula zinc finger protein xFG20-1-like produces the protein MDAYADLCRLCRVRNEEQPAEEWPHLFHVGNEHLLMKIRACTNVCIIERDPLPKRVCFRCQAALELAHTFRLQCDKADAQWQRQRELVEKVGQTAAVPETVPLLEAETVPVPDATEVVRYFYRGPNDKRFVCRFCPRHFSRKCRLKEHEAQHTETQQEATPQKESEEHSAVAVKQELDILDVFESEELPTTDMSAKELQSEPVLSSVDKSMLDDNNRLRENEVNESVPVTEAEPPAKSPIEMGAKPPTEEVRYFYRGPGGPNTWNKRFQCRFCPRHFGRKCRLREHEAQHKETQQETPPMGVGVADPVAVKQEPEVFVVEELPTSDMSMKDLESVPVLNSVGKSMLEMDDNHRVREHEITEPVSVSEGEQGSVYEPLTESTLQMAVEPPTGEVRFFYRGPSGPNSWNKRFQCQFCPRHFGRKCRLREHEMRHSGVQRFPCASCSRSFYSERDRIVHQEHMHGNSPFACSKCGIKFKTQEGLDKHDHTKPRNHKCDLCLKAFTTKQGLEYHKQRHAKADYSKLRGQDLNRICMCPHCGHISHSHNAHVLHLRTHTGGQDSATESESSITPWTQEVNSS, from the exons ATGGACGCCTACGCTGACCTGTGCCGGTTGTGCCGCGTCCGGAACGAGGAGCAACCCGCCGAAGAGTGGCCACATCTGTTCCACGTCGGCAACGAGCACCTGCTGATGAAAATCCGAGCCTGCACCAACGTGTGCATAATCGAGCGTGACCCGCTGCCAAAACGCGTCTGCTTCAGGTGCCAGGCGGCCCTCGAACTGGCCCACACGTTCCGGCTGCAGTGCGACAAAGCGGACGCGCAATGGCAGCGCCAGCGGGAGTTGGTGGAAAAGGTAGGACAAACGGCGGCGGTACCGGAAACTGTACCGCTTCTCGAGGCGGAAACGGTGCCCGTTCCGGATGCGACAGAGGTGGTGCGGTACTTTTACCGAGGTCCAAACGACAAGCGCTTCGTGTGTCGGTTCTGTCCGAGACACTTTAGCCGGAAGTGTCGGCTGAAAGAGCACGAGGCACAACATACGGAAACTCAACAGGAAGCTACTCCGCAAAAGGAGTCGGAAGAACATAGCGCGGTAGCCGTGAAGCAGGAGCTGGACATTTTGGATGTGTTCGAAAGCGAAGAGTTGCCAACAACGGATATGTCGGCAAAGGAACTTCAATCCGAACCAGTTCTTAGTTCGGTCGACAAATCAATGCTGGACGACAACAATCGATTACGAGAGAACGAAGTTAATGAATCAGTTCCCGTGACAGAAGCAGAGCCGCCAGCTAAATCACCCATAGAAATGGGTGCTAAACCACCCACCGAGGAGGTCAGGTATTTTTACCGAGGTCCCGGCGGTCCCAACACCTGGAACAAACGCTTCCAGTGCCGATTCTGTCCGCGGCACTTTGGCCGCAAGTGTCGCCTGCGAGAGCACGAGGCACAGCACAAGGAAACTCAACAGGAAACACCGCCAATGGGCGTGGGTGTTGCTGACCCGGTAGCTGTGAAGCAGGAGCCGGAAGTGTTCGTAGTTGAAGAACTGCCAACAAGTGATATGTCAATGAAGGATCTTGAATCGGTACCAGTTCTCAATTCTGTAGGCAAATCAATGCTTGAGATGGACGACAACCATCGAGTACGAGAGCACGAAATTACTGAACCAGTTTCCGTGTCAGAAGGTGAGCAAGGTTCAGTGTACGAGCCGCTAACCGAATCAACGCTTCAAATGGCTGTCGAACCACCCACGGGAGAGGTCAGGTTCTTCTACAGAGGTCCGAGTGGACCCAACTCCTGGAACAAACGCTTCCAGTGTCAGTTTTGTCCGCGGCATTTTGGCCGGAAGTGTCGTCTGCGGGAGCACGAGATGCGCCATAGCGGAGTTCAGAGGTTCCCGTGTGCCAGCTGTAGCCGTTCTTTTTACTCCGAGCGGGATCGCATCGTCCACCAGGAGCACATGCACGGAAATTCCCCGTTCGCTTGCAGCAAGTGTGGCATCAAGTTCAAAACGCAAGAGGGACTGGACAAACACGATCACACGAAACCGCGGAATCACAAGTGTGATCTCTGCTTGAAGGCATTCACGACCAAACAAGGGTTGGAGTACCACAAGCAAAGGCACGCGAAGGCGGACTACTCGAAGCTGCGAGGCCAGGACTTGAACCGGATCTGCATGTGTCCGCACTGTGGTCACATTTCGCACTCGCACAACGCGCACGTTTTGCACCTGCGGACGCATACCG GTGGACAAGATAGTGCGACGGAGTCCGAATCTTCGATTACGCCCTGGACACAAGAAGTCAACAGTTCTTGA